atctgactcccattagCAAATAAGCCAGAACCACAGGCTTGATTGTAACAAAGGACAAGGCGCTGGAGGAATCTGCTCAGGACAGAGTTAACCGAATGAAGACAGAAAAATATGTTGAAACTTGCAGAGAAGGAGCTGGGAGGGTCTAGACCTACTCACGTTATTTTTCACAATCATTCAAGATGTCTGAAGTACGAACATAAAAAAGTATTTGAACGTCATTTTGGCCCATACCCAGTAGAGGAGGTATTCGACCAGTGTCAGACAGCCGTGGCTGTTGTAACATAAACCTCCCACAGACGTGACTCAGAATAGGGTTGTAAGAGTCTCCAGAGTTGAGAAAATGCTTGTGTTCAGGGGTGAGAGCCTTCTTTCAGGTGATCAACTCACAGCTTCACACATCAAAGACATTAAAGCACTGAGTGATATCAGAGACATAGCCCAGTCAGCAGAAGGACCACACATCCACCTATTCCCATACAGTGGGTATTCTCCCTCCACACaggcctcctccagcttctccccAGGAGTCCAGACCTCAGCAGATACATAACCGAGACAATGAGAGATTAGAGGCTTACTTCTGAGTAACCACTTTCATTGATAAGGACTaatcacatttattttattttatcaatGCTGGATGATTGTATGCAGATAATAAGACAACTATTTTTCTGATGTTTATCATTATCCTTGGCATGTTTTGTGAAAGATTAGCATGTGTTGTCATGAAAGCTGGCTTCAATGCCATCTGCTCTGGTTAAGACAAATAATCTAATTGGTTGGTCTGTGCTTTGAAATCCCTTTCTGTACATAAGTGAACTGGTGATGTGAATTGATTTACTCAATCAATTGTTTCTCATATTTCAAAGGAGTAAAACAACAACCACTGTAGCCACACCATAGCTATTTAGTTACAGAGTAACCCTTATTTTCTCTCTTAGAATCACAGTAAAGAGGGTGGAGAGTTGTGTGTGACCTACTCTTGTCATCGCCCATAAACCTTACAGGGTATAACTTGGATCTGGGATGATGAGAACAGCGTGTTTGAcggagagtgaggtgggggtTGAGAGGCTATTCAAGTGAAGTAGAGAGGGATACAGAGATGAGAGAGCGAACACGAGGGAGTGGGGTCAGTTAGCACTCTTGAGAGGGTAGACATAACAGTACTTAGAAAAGTGACAGGTTGTGGAGAGATTTGAGGTTAGGCTGGGGTGTTCCCCAATGACCACCCCCAGTTTAAAAGGTATGAATAACCGTTTACCATTACACAGAGAGAGTAATGCACACGGGAGACCCAAGAGACCTATCAAGCCACCCCTCATTGCGCCATGCGTAAAAGTAGGTTCTTACAAGACGGGTAGCTTGACAACTGAAACATTCAAACTGTTATATCGCTGAAGTGTCACATGCTTTTCTGCTTGTCACAAGACAACGACATGGTCCCCTGCTTTTCTTTTATAGCCTACCCTTTTGGAACATTTTGGAGCATGGTGTCACACGCAACAACGGCGACTCCTCCTTCGAGAGGGAGGGGTCTGGACAGACACGGTTTAAAAAGTCTCGTGCTCTTTGGTGGTAACTGAGTTTACAAGAAGACTATAGCTCACAGACGTCAGCAAAGACAAACACTTCGGTGATCAAAATGGCATACTACGAAGGGGTGAGTGTCAATGTAAAATAGGGATTTATTTCCATCACGTAGGCTAATGTAGGATCCATGGGCAATTATAATAACGTACAGACTAGGCATTTCTACATAGTATTCTTACATCTCAGTTTCATGATATTTTCCATGATTTGCAATGGATAATGTTTACCTAGGCTATGTATGAGCAACAGGCTGAAGTTTCACAAATGGAAACTTGTGTTAATAACTAATCTAATTATTTTCTACTTCTTATATTCTGCCAGAGCATTATTTTCGATTCAGACAACAGCTCTGAGGAGTCCGGGGATTTTGATGTTGACTTTCAGGGGCCGTGTGAAAGAGCGCCTAACCACGATTTTCACAAGATCTTCCTACCAACAGTTTATGGAATTATCTTCATTTTGGGAATTTTCGGCAATGGACTAGTTGTCATCGTAATGGGCTTCCAGAAAAAATGCAAAACTTCGATGACGGACAAGTACAGGCTTCATCTTTCCGTAGCCGACCTCATGTTCGTCCTCACGCTACCCTTTTGGGCGGTGGATGCGGCCAGCAGTTGGTACTTCGGCGGTTTTCTCTGCAAAGCCGTGCACATGATCTACACTGTCAACCTGTACAGTAGCGTGCTGATACTGGCCTTCATCAGTCTGGATCGATACCTGGCAGTAGTGCGCGCCACGGCCACCAACAGCCAGGCAACGAGAAAGCTCCTGGCAGGCAAGGTGATATATGTCTGTGTTTGGCTCCCTGCTGCTATACTCACAGTGCCAGATCTGGTGTTTGCAAGTAGCTTCCAAGTTGAGCTGGACATGGGAGGCTCCAGACTGAGCTGCCTGCGCATTTACCCACTGGAGAATAATCACATCTGGGTGGCCGCGTTCCGCTTTCAGCACATTCTGGTGGGCTTCGTCCTGCCTGGCCTAGTTATTCTCACCTGCTACTGCATCATCATTTCCAAGCTGTCCCAGGGCTCCAAGGGCCAGGCGTTGAAGAGGAAGGCCCTGAAGACCACCGTAATCCTGATCCTATGCTTCTTCTGCTGCTGGCTGCCGTACTGTGCTGGCATCTTCGTGGACACCCTCATGAACCTGGAGGAGATcccccacagctgtgccctggaGCAGGGGGTCATGAAGTGGATTTCCATCACAGAGGTTCTGGCTTACTTTCACTGCTGTCTCAACCCCATTCTCTACGCTTTCCTCGGTGTCAAATTCAAGAAATCTGCGAGGAACGCACTGAGTATTAGCAGCAGATCCAGCCATAAGATGCTGACTAAAAAACGTGGACCGATCTCTTCTGTATCTACTGAGTCAGAGTCCTCCAGTGTCCACTACAGTTAATGGGCAGTCTCTCACTGTGCCTGGGGTCACTTCTCAGGATAAAAAAAGCTTTATTTGTAAACTACATTTTCTACActttttatacatttttgtaTTGTTTTATATACATTTATACTTGAGTGAGTCTTTTGAgctttttttgtgttgtttaaaagccCTCTTGTGTTCTAAAGCAGATTGAATGTTTGGGCAGTGCCCGAGGTCCATTTAAAGTGCATTGACTGGTCAActgtatacatttagtcatttatttagcagacgctcttatccagagcgtataCTGTACATAGCATAGACACACCATTTTCTGCTGCAGATGATAACGGTTGCACTGTTTCATTGAGGTGGGGCATGCAATACTTCTTAGTTTCTTTACAAGGATGGGAGCTTAGCTGTTTAACTATTTACAAACTGTAAATAGTTGTTTGTGCTCGCACTTAAGTTGTGTGATTATTGAAAGTTATTATTTATTGCTGTAGCTCACACTGAACCATTTTCTAAGTATTGtaattacatttttttatgttgcgtttctttttaaagttgtttctATGTTGTTTTGAAATAAATTCTTCTTGAATATCACTTTGAAATACATGTGTGGTGTTCACTTCTCTACAACATTTTATTCtaatttattttaattattttaatcTTTCTGACTGAGTGTCCTCAGGGGTGGGGGATGGTctgagatggtggaggaggtgtgtcATTGTGGCTCAAAACACAAATGCCTCCACCTTATCTGACTAGggttgaagagagagaagacttACCACTGAGGCACTGTAATTGCAAGAACATCTGTGCACTTTTACATCTTAAGCAGCCATGACACTAAAGCTCAAAGGTTGAGTTTGACTTGAGTATCCATATGGCCTCTTGACAAAGAAAATTATGCAGGTTTAGTTTGCAACTATTTTCTTGACACTAGACGGCCCCTATTACGTAATCCGTGTCATATAGTGTGTTGTATAATGGGTTCACAAACCATCTCAGAAACATCTTGAGTTGATTAAATCCACTCTCAAATTTTGTTCAGACCCTTATTTTAATATTGACCATTTGTAAAAAATGTTTAACCATGTTAAAGAAATAGGTTATGTTCTCAAACTCAAACTAATTTTAAGGGTTTGAAAATACTTTTTGTGTGCTGTAGAAGGTCTGACAATGCATTGGAATTCTTCTTCATACACATTTCTCTTTGATGCATGATGTTTGGTCTTAAAGAGTGATGAGTTGTTGAAAACAGACATATTACTTATTCTCGTGTTGTGGCTGTTTTATCTGTGATACATATGGTAATCCCATCAGATGATGAAAGAGCCGCACTCATGTTGGAGCAGTGAGGAAGCCAGAGCAGCAACAAAGATGTCATGATGACTTCACTTCACTCCAACAGAATTCAAGGAACAATTTCCATTTCTTTTCATGTTAAAAGGTGCTAAGTGCTAGAAGTTAATGGTCATTTTCTCCTGGTCCTGGTTTCACAGCTTGCTTCCAATAAAACAGGAAGAAATGAGAGGTGCTTTTTCAGTTGGAAATGTTGTGGAATGGTTCAGCTATTAGCATGAGAACTCAGATGCATGTTCAGCATAAGCAGAGCTGTGCCATTTACACGCCACTGAGTTCGGCTGAACCCTCcactttcttcttctttaaCTGCCACTTGAAATCGTTCTGATGGTAAGAAACATTTCAAGACACTCCATCACCACTGCCACGGTCAAAACAGTTGTCACTAAAGATCAAAGATAACTGTTTTGAAATCTATCTAAGTGTTGGGGGTGTGAGAGGGAATTTTATCTGATCACATAGAGGTGTGTAGGTACTGTATACCTACGTGTATGTTTGTAAGGTGGTGCAATAGCAGGATAGAATCGCATAGAAAGCCTCCAACATTGAATATATTTTATACCTGTTTTCTATCTAGCAAACACTATTCACATGTAAATAATGAAATTATTatatattctgttctatttaaaaTGTCAGTATTTGTTTTGCTCTCAAAACAATTACTTTTAAACAGTTTTGCTTCAATAGTTTTACATGTATTTGTCATTGTTTATGTCCTCTAACTCATTCAATTGGACAGGATAAAGGCCAAAGCTGTTGATGGACAGGAAATAGTCTTAACCTGGGGTTTAT
The DNA window shown above is from Osmerus eperlanus chromosome 3, fOsmEpe2.1, whole genome shotgun sequence and carries:
- the cxcr4b gene encoding C-X-C chemokine receptor type 4b, translated to MAYYEGSIIFDSDNSSEESGDFDVDFQGPCERAPNHDFHKIFLPTVYGIIFILGIFGNGLVVIVMGFQKKCKTSMTDKYRLHLSVADLMFVLTLPFWAVDAASSWYFGGFLCKAVHMIYTVNLYSSVLILAFISLDRYLAVVRATATNSQATRKLLAGKVIYVCVWLPAAILTVPDLVFASSFQVELDMGGSRLSCLRIYPLENNHIWVAAFRFQHILVGFVLPGLVILTCYCIIISKLSQGSKGQALKRKALKTTVILILCFFCCWLPYCAGIFVDTLMNLEEIPHSCALEQGVMKWISITEVLAYFHCCLNPILYAFLGVKFKKSARNALSISSRSSHKMLTKKRGPISSVSTESESSSVHYS